A region of Pseudomonas sp. PDM14 DNA encodes the following proteins:
- a CDS encoding ABC transporter ATP-binding protein yields the protein MSKTDSLLTLRNLRVHFGSRAVVDGLDLDLQPGEILGLVGESGSGKSLSMLALLGLVDAPGQVAADTLRFAGQDLQRLSASARRRLLGKHIGLVFQDPLNALNPALSIGYQLGEVLRQHLGLRGRAARQRAIELLEQVQIPQPQARLRAYPHQLSGGMAQRVAIAIALAGGPHLLIADEPTTALDVTTQAQIIQLLLDLQRERGMALILISHDLALVAQTASRVCVMQHGRLVEHGPVAQVLHQPQHAYTRQLLAALPENHPPRPRPSGDSALLLSANGLSRHYALTRGWLRRPTQLQALSEVSFTLHAGRTLAVIGESGSGKSTLARLLTQIEHADGGTLQIAGRDVATLDGAARKQLRREVQMVFQNPFASLNPRQTIGTQLAEPLLLNTDLDRAQRQQRVTQMLQRVGLAAEHAERYPHMFSGGQRQRIAIARAMMLQPKILVADEPTSALDVSIQAQVLELFHALQAEFGTAYVFISHNLTVVRQIADQVLVLHRGIAVEQGSAEQVCERPQHPYTQKLLAATPRLETSVS from the coding sequence ATGAGCAAGACCGACAGCCTCCTGACCCTGCGCAACCTGCGCGTGCACTTCGGCTCGCGCGCGGTGGTCGACGGCCTCGACCTCGATCTGCAGCCCGGCGAAATCCTCGGCCTGGTCGGTGAATCCGGCTCGGGCAAGTCGCTGAGCATGCTCGCCCTGCTCGGCCTGGTCGACGCCCCCGGCCAGGTCGCAGCGGACACCCTGCGCTTCGCCGGGCAGGACCTGCAGCGCCTGAGCGCCAGCGCGCGCCGACGCCTGCTCGGCAAGCACATCGGCCTGGTCTTCCAGGACCCGCTCAACGCCCTCAACCCAGCGCTGAGCATCGGCTACCAGCTCGGCGAAGTGCTGCGCCAGCACCTCGGCCTGCGCGGTCGCGCCGCGCGCCAGCGGGCCATCGAACTGCTGGAGCAGGTGCAGATCCCGCAGCCGCAAGCGCGCCTGCGCGCTTACCCGCACCAGCTCTCCGGCGGCATGGCGCAACGCGTGGCGATCGCCATCGCCCTGGCCGGCGGCCCGCACCTGCTGATCGCCGACGAACCGACCACCGCACTCGACGTCACCACCCAGGCGCAGATCATCCAGCTGCTGCTCGACCTGCAGCGCGAGCGCGGCATGGCGCTGATCCTGATCAGCCACGACCTGGCCCTGGTCGCGCAGACTGCCAGCCGCGTCTGCGTGATGCAGCACGGCCGGTTGGTCGAGCACGGCCCCGTCGCCCAGGTGCTGCACCAGCCGCAGCACGCCTACACCCGTCAACTGCTCGCCGCCCTGCCGGAAAACCATCCGCCACGGCCACGCCCGAGCGGCGACAGCGCGCTGCTGCTGAGTGCCAACGGCCTGTCACGGCACTACGCGCTGACCCGCGGCTGGCTACGCCGCCCCACGCAGCTGCAGGCACTGAGCGAGGTCAGCTTCACCCTGCATGCCGGGCGCACCCTGGCGGTGATCGGCGAATCCGGCAGTGGCAAGTCGACCCTGGCGCGCCTGCTCACGCAGATCGAACACGCCGACGGCGGCACCCTGCAGATCGCCGGACGGGATGTCGCCACACTCGACGGTGCCGCGCGCAAGCAGCTGCGCCGCGAGGTGCAGATGGTCTTCCAGAACCCCTTCGCCTCACTCAACCCGCGGCAGACCATCGGCACGCAACTGGCCGAGCCGCTGCTGCTCAACACCGACCTCGACCGCGCCCAGCGCCAGCAACGGGTCACGCAGATGCTGCAGCGTGTCGGCCTCGCCGCCGAGCACGCCGAGCGCTACCCGCACATGTTCTCCGGTGGCCAGCGCCAGCGCATCGCCATTGCCCGGGCGATGATGCTGCAGCCGAAGATCCTGGTGGCAGACGAGCCGACCTCAGCCCTGGACGTGTCGATCCAGGCCCAGGTGCTCGAACTGTTCCACGCGCTGCAGGCCGAGTTTGGCACCGCCTACGTGTTCATCTCGCACAACCTGACGGTGGTCCGGCAGATCGCCGACCAGGTGCTGGTCCTGCACCGTGGCATCGCCGTCGAACAGGGCAGCGCCGAGCAGGTCTGCGAACGCCCGCAGCACCCCTACACGCAGAAGCTGCTGGCGGCGACGCCGCGGCTGGAGACAAGCGTTTCGTAG
- a CDS encoding ABC transporter permease subunit: MNDATLALVHRPPSPFAEFWRAFRQNRAALAGLLFMVLLIIGALLAPWLAPFAPDQQQREFVLVPPLWLDGGHWPFLLGTDEAGRDLLSRLLHGARLSLLIGLASVVLSLLPGVLFGLLAGFYPRLLGPALMRLTDIMLALPALLLAVAVVAILGPGLLNTVFAIAIVSLPAYVRLTRAAVLGELQRDYVTAARLAGAGTWRLMFISVLPNCLAPLIVQASLSFSAAILDAAALGFLGLGVQPPTPEWGSMLAAARDYMDSAWWVVTLPGLAILLTVLSLNLIGDGLRDALDPKLKQVG, from the coding sequence ATGAACGACGCCACGCTCGCCCTCGTGCATCGCCCGCCCTCGCCCTTCGCCGAGTTCTGGCGCGCCTTTAGGCAAAACCGCGCCGCCCTGGCCGGCTTGCTGTTCATGGTTCTGCTGATCATCGGCGCGCTGCTCGCGCCCTGGCTGGCGCCGTTCGCCCCGGACCAGCAGCAGCGCGAGTTCGTTCTCGTGCCGCCACTGTGGCTGGACGGCGGTCACTGGCCGTTCCTGCTCGGCACCGACGAAGCCGGCCGCGACCTGCTCTCGCGCCTGCTGCACGGCGCACGCCTGTCGCTGCTGATCGGCCTGGCCTCGGTGGTGCTGTCGCTGTTGCCCGGCGTGCTGTTCGGCCTGCTCGCCGGTTTCTACCCGCGCCTGCTCGGCCCAGCGCTGATGCGCCTGACGGACATCATGCTGGCCCTGCCGGCGCTGCTGCTGGCAGTCGCGGTGGTGGCGATCCTCGGCCCCGGCCTGCTCAACACCGTGTTCGCCATCGCCATCGTCTCGCTGCCGGCCTACGTGCGCCTGACCCGCGCCGCGGTGCTCGGCGAGCTGCAACGCGACTACGTCACCGCCGCGCGCCTGGCCGGCGCCGGCACCTGGCGGCTGATGTTCATCAGCGTGCTGCCCAATTGCCTGGCACCGCTGATCGTGCAGGCCAGCCTGAGCTTTTCCGCGGCGATTCTCGACGCCGCCGCCCTGGGCTTTCTCGGCCTCGGCGTGCAACCGCCAACGCCCGAGTGGGGCAGCATGCTCGCCGCCGCACGCGACTACATGGACAGCGCCTGGTGGGTGGTGACCCTGCCCGGCCTGGCGATTCTGTTGACCGTGCTGTCGCTGAACCTGATCGGCGACGGCCTGCGCGATGCCCTCGACCCGAAACTCAAGCAGGTGGGCTGA
- a CDS encoding ABC transporter permease subunit, with translation MLSFLARRLGLLLPTLIGVTLLTFGLIRLVDGDPVDVMMGERGLSPERHAAALKELGLDRPLPEQYLHYLGDVLSGDLGHSLRSREAVWDEFLALFPATAELALAALLFATLLGLPAGIIAALRRGKTLDHGVMGLALTGYSMPIFWWGLMLILLFSVGLGWTPVSGRTDLIRFDIEPVTGFMLIDAWLSGQRGAVLDALHHLLLPAIVLGTIPLAVIARMTRSAMLEVMREDYIRSARARGLSPARVVLVHALRNAWVPVLTVFGLQVGTLLGGAVLTETLFSWPGIGKWLIEAIGARDYPVVQSGILLIACLVILSNFTVDLLYGLANPRIRHRQG, from the coding sequence GTGCTGTCATTCCTCGCTCGTCGCCTGGGCCTGCTGCTGCCCACCCTGATCGGCGTCACCCTGCTGACGTTCGGCCTGATCCGTCTGGTCGATGGTGACCCGGTGGACGTGATGATGGGCGAACGCGGCCTCAGCCCGGAACGCCATGCCGCCGCCCTCAAGGAGCTTGGCCTCGACCGGCCGCTGCCCGAGCAGTACCTGCACTACCTCGGTGACGTGCTCAGTGGCGACCTTGGCCATTCGCTGCGCAGCCGCGAAGCGGTGTGGGACGAATTCCTCGCGCTGTTTCCCGCCACCGCCGAACTGGCGCTGGCCGCCCTGCTGTTCGCCACCCTGCTCGGCCTGCCCGCCGGCATCATCGCGGCCCTGCGCCGCGGCAAGACCCTCGACCACGGCGTGATGGGCCTGGCCCTGACCGGCTACTCGATGCCGATCTTCTGGTGGGGGCTGATGCTGATCCTGCTGTTCTCGGTCGGCCTCGGCTGGACGCCGGTGTCCGGGCGCACCGACCTGATCCGCTTCGACATCGAACCGGTCACCGGCTTCATGCTGATCGACGCCTGGCTCAGCGGCCAGCGCGGCGCGGTGCTCGACGCCCTGCACCACCTGCTGCTGCCGGCCATCGTGCTCGGCACCATTCCCCTGGCGGTGATCGCGCGGATGACCCGCTCGGCGATGCTCGAAGTGATGCGCGAGGACTACATCCGCAGCGCCCGCGCGCGCGGTCTGTCGCCGGCGCGGGTGGTGCTGGTACACGCCCTGCGCAACGCCTGGGTGCCGGTGCTGACAGTATTCGGCCTGCAGGTCGGCACCCTGCTCGGCGGCGCGGTGCTCACCGAAACCCTGTTCTCCTGGCCGGGCATCGGCAAGTGGCTGATCGAGGCCATCGGCGCCCGCGACTACCCGGTGGTGCAGAGCGGCATCCTGCTGATCGCCTGCCTGGTTATCCTCAGCAACTTCACCGTGGACCTGCTGTATGGCCTGGCCAACCCACGCATCCGCCATCGGCAGGGGTAA
- a CDS encoding SIMPL domain-containing protein (The SIMPL domain is named for its presence in mouse protein SIMPL (signalling molecule that associates with mouse pelle-like kinase). Bacterial member BP26, from Brucella, was shown to assemble into a channel-like structure, while YggE from E. coli has been associated with resistance to oxidative stress.) has translation MHAFNRLAIALTLGCATLASLPAQAEDVRYNQVSLRAEVSQEVAHDRMLVTLYSEAQDKDPAKLAAGITTTLNKALEQARKVKGVSVSLGSRNSYPVYEDEGSKISAWRERAEVRLESADFAALSQLTADLLGELKVGEMNFAVADASRKQSEDALIKEAAAAFKARAQLATEAVGGKSYKLVSLNFNSGGFQPVMMRAMAMDSAFSKGSAPAQQIEAGTSRVTMAADGVIEVQMQ, from the coding sequence ATGCACGCATTCAACCGCCTTGCCATCGCCCTCACCCTGGGCTGCGCAACGCTGGCCAGCCTCCCGGCCCAGGCCGAGGACGTTCGTTACAACCAGGTTTCCCTGCGCGCCGAAGTCAGCCAGGAAGTGGCCCACGACCGCATGCTCGTGACCCTCTACAGCGAAGCCCAGGACAAGGACCCGGCCAAGCTCGCCGCCGGTATCACCACCACCCTGAACAAGGCGCTGGAGCAGGCGCGCAAGGTCAAGGGCGTCAGCGTCAGCCTGGGCAGCCGCAACAGCTACCCGGTCTACGAGGACGAAGGCAGCAAGATCAGCGCCTGGCGCGAGCGCGCCGAAGTGCGCCTGGAAAGCGCCGACTTCGCCGCCCTGTCGCAACTCACCGCCGACCTGCTCGGCGAGCTGAAGGTCGGCGAGATGAACTTCGCCGTCGCCGACGCCAGCCGCAAGCAGAGCGAAGACGCACTGATCAAGGAAGCCGCGGCCGCGTTCAAGGCCCGCGCACAACTGGCCACTGAGGCTGTTGGTGGCAAGAGCTACAAGCTGGTCAGCCTGAATTTCAACAGCGGCGGTTTCCAGCCGGTGATGATGCGCGCCATGGCCATGGACAGCGCCTTCAGCAAGGGCAGCGCGCCGGCACAGCAGATCGAAGCCGGCACCAGCCGCGTGACGATGGCCGCCGATGGCGTGATCGAAGTGCAGATGCAGTAA